In Debaryomyces hansenii CBS767 chromosome A complete sequence, a genomic segment contains:
- a CDS encoding DEHA2D11220p (weakly similar to CA3488|IPF3198 Candida albicans IPF3198) produces the protein MSSEDSKFNADSGSRHGSGSGSDIKLPPISFLSGHGRQHNKLPSASNMGISSYLSHPGSNYSSQSPDSNDERANKRAKLEDTDAESHSQDNNLQKSALLGLYNAAKSSPNVAFTPTNETQVQDRAAGQHSHGSPNSFNHSHNNQAHNTQSAIPHTHTNPHHHHHHHHHHHIHRNSPGESSPNGIPNLHDGSHVHLVARDENETPVAERRDVAHNTESRVDPPRSDEIKSENNNTEKLDLSPANDEAEEEVPNSEKNQPEQDQDQTNDSQLANDITETSENAVVETSPNGSLSQKSQRITIEKSQLLEILKELFPTRHNLGTLVYNPTTTWSTLQTAQLTGLKPEHHERFQQLKEDYEDKLNEEYFRNNFKYIPMIPPLANDYINYLLEIKIPYKFIKLFKEDLDDDNIPLKRQIWGGASAVYTDDSDILLVLAHLGLFNGKIDLTEWNEKWTSDDIITPLDAKNDPNEIHGDLSVTILLLPSLPDYHGYYANGINSRSWIRYNKHNGLSYAVYNVKWEGYGSYLRDKTLFKRYQTELYDDMETTKEELSSKNGWSFNFAYYKKLKHKFETLDNQNPERSLKDSTITYNS, from the coding sequence ATGTCTTCAGAAGACTCAAAATTTAATGCCGATTCTGGGTCGCGTCATGGTTCTGGTTCCGGCTCAGACATAAAACTTCCTCCAATATCTTTTCTATCCGGGCATGGAAGACAACATAACAAATTACCTTCAGCTTCAAATATGGGTATATCTTCGTATTTGTCACATCCTGGTAGTAACTACTCAAGTCAATCGCCAGATTCTAATGATGAACGTGCTAACAAAAGGGCCAAATTGGAAGATACTGATGCGGAACTGCACTCTCAAGACAATAATCTTCAAAAGTCGGCATTGCTAGGTCTTTATAATGCAGCTAAGCTGTCTCCAAATGTGGCATTTACTCCAACTAACGAAACGCAAGTCCAGGATAGAGCTGCTGGTCAACATTCTCATGGGTCCCCCAATTCATTCAATCATTCACATAATAATCAAGCACACAATACTCAATCCGCTATTCCACATACCCATACAAATCCCCATCATCACCACCATCACCaccatcatcatcatataCATCGCAATTCACCTGGTGAATCGTCACCAAATGGCATTCCAAATTTACATGATGGAAGTCATGTCCACCTTGTAGCACgagatgaaaatgaaacaCCAGTAGCCGAACGAAGAGACGTAGCTCACAACACAGAAAGCCGTGTGGACCCGCCCCGTTCAGACGAAATTAAGAGTGAGAATAACAATACAGAGAAGTTAGATTTGAGCCCAGCAAACGATGAGGCTGAAGAGGAAGTACCGAACAGCGAAAAGAATCAACCAGAACAAGATCAAGATCAAACAAATGATTCCCAACTAGCTAATGATATTACTGAGACCAGTGAGAATGCTGTAGTTGAAACATCGCCAAATGGTTCACTAAGTCAAAAATCACAACGAATTACCATTGAGAAGTCGCAATTACTTGAAATCTTGAAAGAGCTTTTCCCTACTCGTCATAACTTAGGTACTCTAGTATACAATCCAACTACTACCTGGTCAACGTTACAAACAGCACAGTTGACAGGATTAAAGCCTGAACATCATGAGCGCTTTCAACAGCTAAAGGAAGATTATGAGGATAAACtcaatgaagaatatttcagaaataacttcaaatatataccTATGATTCCACCGCTTGCCAACGATTACATCAATTATTTGCTTGAAATTAAGATTCCTTACAagtttattaaattattcaaggaAGATCTAGATGACGACAATATTCCACTCAAGCGTCAAATATGGGGTGGTGCTAGTGCTGTATACACTGACGATTCTGATATATTGTTAGTTCTCGCTCATTTAGGTCTTTTTAACGGAAAGATAGATTTGACCGAATGGAATGAAAAATGGACTTCCGATGATATCATAACTCCGCTTGATGCTAAGAACGATCCGAACGAGATACACGGCGACTTGTCTGTGACAATTTTGTTGTTACCTTCGTTACCGGATTATCATGGTTATTATGCAAACGGTATTAATTCGAGGCTGTGGATCCGTTACAATAAGCATAATGGTTTGTCGTATGCGGTCTATAATGTCAAGTGGGAAGGTTATGGGAGCTATTTGCGTGATAAGACATTATTTAAAAGGTATCAAACCGAATTATATGATGATATGGAGACAACTAAAGAGGAATTATCATCTAAGAATGGCTGGAGTTTCAATTTTGCGTATTACAAAAAGCTCAAGCATAAATTCGAAACATTGGATAATCAGAATCCTGAAAGGAGTCTTAAGGATTCGACTATCACCTACAATAGTTAA
- a CDS encoding DEHA2D11242p (some similarities with uniprot|Q07468 Saccharomyces cerevisiae YDL077C VAM6 Vacuolar carboxypeptidase Y): MNINVVKPSTWVHIRGDQKISAVNCFNDKLFLGLNEGDLKVYSIKTPKEELPDSKYPNYPSHTKSFNDTKSLFNNNDQLHIFNLETSFKNTTGNHTAIERIHIISNVSNANDKERYTLIISNSNLIRIYELIGASLNLIEEIEDSKNYVDYVSVRMAQQTLIITGAKKTLTIYELTQKTRNTFSFHKVEDIIVKDKIKAIHLLPQINRNQVIVGLISDFLIIDLDKNFKVYSVPFDEMNLGNFMHTTSFGYFGLSKTGPEIRIIPVSDDEVLLIKDTQAAKLILNDDSPTVVNTPIKFSSIPLFVTCLEPCYLLAVYNKRMEIIDFESGDLVQKFQHNINSSYICGYHTDDKIFLGSGIDLLHFSILDYQKQVDQYLDYKEPKGFKRNIRDANSDLKLIGISKSISLVSRLKNDNEFFKNTKGSNEKNKQLALRDLYKSKAIKLFECYFKYHESLVEIASDWIISYKDILPLFPDFLNAEKQINRVADKTHQPSSNVVNRISLEDISSTTLGHTTTADSATDYEIAESSKTERTSTGSLHESKSVSEHSKSNNVRKFNKAVSNLIIYFTEQRRIHANFFSNDSDSTPSIKWKGIEITPYDIYPFMVPDDLESQLYETASIIDTALFLCYYYTKPMLLGPLLRLPNNKCDTKIVHECLLANLHQHNKQPSFIKELLDFYYGRNLHKDALEMLYKLAHENTDDHDDDFDDFLRGPALTVQYLRKLDVNDLDLIFEFAEWVMKENDDTAYKDAELIFMNDSYECESYDHFKVLEFLVSVVKNDTIAIRYLEWLLFESEIFKEVEPSNTVSKFHTKLCLLYLTKIIQIQSNDENFAASQYYIKLSDILETTTLYEPWTVLNAIPKTEDMFLRLTTFIYKRLGEHDKAIDVLFSQLEDLDSAMKYCSDIYYQPHNKQSGEKLLHKLLDDLLQHANENISSIEKLLYTQGSKMSILLILTSLPNTFPLYKLEKFLSEQLRSSMDFVHDTSVASQLYKVGTTKLQDKLQTTQSEGYTVESGKQLCTICNKKLGYSVLSVGKDNQIAHYGCYQREQLGTI, encoded by the coding sequence ATGAATATTAACGTGGTAAAACCATCAACATGGGTTCATATACGGGGAGATCAGAAAATTTCTGCGGTAAATTGCTTTAATGATAAGTTATTCTTGGGTTTAAATGAGGGCGATTTAAAAGTATATTCTATAAAGACGCCTAAAGAAGAACTTCctgattcaaaatatccaaattatCCCAGTCATACTAAGTCTTTTAATGATACTAAAtcattgttcaataataatgatcaattgcatatatttaatttggAAACTTCATTTAAAAATACTACAGGTAATCACACCGCTATAGAAAgaattcatataatttcaAACGTATCAAATGCTAACGATAAGGAAAGATATACGTTGATAATATCTAATCTGAATTTAATAAGGATCTATGAATTAATAGGAGCAAGCTTAAATctaattgaagaaatagaagatTCCAAGAACTATGTTGACTATGTAAGTGTTCGTATGGCACAACAAACATTGATAATTACGGGTGCAAAGAAGACACTTACCATTTATGAATTAACACAGAAAACTCGTAATACATTTCTGTTTCATAAAGTTGAGGATATAATTGTAAAAGATAAGATAAAAGCCATACACTTGTTACCtcaaattaatagaaaCCAAGTCATCGTAGGGCTTATAAGTGATTTcttaataattgatttagaCAAGAACTTCAAAGTATACTCTGTCCCATTTGATGAGATGAACCTAGGAAATTTCATGCATACTACGTCCTTCGGTTACTTTGGATTATCAAAGACTGGCCCAGAAATACGAATCATTCCAGTGAGTGATGATGAAGTATTGTTAATAAAGGATACACAGGCGGCAAAATTAATACTTAATGATGACTCACCAACTGTTGTAAATACACCTATTAAATTTCTGCTGATTCCGTTGTTTGTAACTTGTTTAGAGCCATGCTATCTTTTGGCTGTCTACAATAAGAGAATGGAAATTATAGACTTTGAAAGCGGCGATTTAGTTCAAAAGTTTCAGCATAATATCAACTCAAGTTATATATGTGGATATCATACAGATGATAAGATATTTTTGGGTTCGGGGATAGACTTATTACATTTCAGCATTCTTGATTACCAAAAGCAGGTAGATCAATATTTAGATTATAAGGAACCTAAGGGtttcaaaagaaatataagaGACGCAAACTCTGATTTAAAGCTCATaggaatttcaaaatctatTTCATTGGTGTCtagattgaaaaatgataatgaattttttaagAATACTAAAGGTTCAAATGAGAAGAACAAACAATTAGCGCTTAGAGATTTATATAAGTCTAAGGctataaaattatttgaatgtTACTTTAAGTATCACGAATCTTTGGTTGAGATTGCGTCAGATTGGATAATATCATATAAAGATATACTTCCTTTGTTTCCTGATTTTCTAAATGCAGAAAAGCAGATTAATCGCGTTGCAGACAAAACTCATCAGCCTTCATCAAATGTTGTTAATAGAATATCATTGGAAGATATTCTGTCTACGACATTGGGACATACCACCACTGCTGATTCTGCTACAGACTATGAAATAGCGGAATCGTCAAAAACTGAAAGAACGTCAACAGGATCACTTCATGAATCCAAATCAGTTTCGGAacattcaaaatcaaataatgttaGGAAATTCAACAAAGCTGTGAgtaatttgataatatacTTTACCGAACAAAGAAGGATCCATGCAAATTTTTTTAGTAACGATTCTGATTCTACTCCATCAATTAAATGGAAGGGCATTGAAATAACACCATATGATATTTATCCATTTATGGTACCTGATGATTTAGAAAGTCAGCTCTATGAGACAGCTTCAATCATTGATACAGCATTATTTTTATGCTATTATTATACTAAGCCGATGCTATTAGGGCCATTGTTGCGGTTGccaaataataaatgtGATACAAAAATTGTTCATGAATGTTTATTAGCCAATTTGCATCAGCATAATAAACAACcttcatttattaaagagTTACTTGATTTTTACTATGGACGAAACCTCCATAAGGATGCCCTAGAAATGCTTTATAAGCTAGCACACGAAAATACGGACGACCATGATGATGACTTCGATGACTTCTTACGAGGGCCTGCATTGACTGTACAATATCTTCGAAAACTCGATGTAAATGATTTAGActtaatttttgaatttgcaGAATGGGTtatgaaagaaaatgacgATACCGCATATAAAGATGCcgaattaatatttatgaatGACTCATATGAATGTGAAAGCTATGATCATTTCAAGGTTCTTGAGTTCCTTGTGAGTGTTGTAAAAAATGATACCATAGCCATAAGGTATCTAGAATGGTTATTATTTGAGAGCGAGATATTTAAAGAAGTTGAACCAAGCAACACTGTACTGAAGTTTCATACTAAATTATGCTTGTTATATTTGACAAAGATTATACAAATACAGTCTAATGATGAGAATTTTGCAGCATCTCAgtattatattaaattgaGTGATATCCTTGAAACTACAACTTTGTATGAGCCTTGGACGGTCTTAAATGCTATTCCAAAAACAGAGGATATGTTTCTTCGGTTAACAACATTTATTTACAAGAGACTAGGTGAACACGACAAAGCCATAGATGTTCTTTTCAGTCAATTGGAAGATTTGGATTCGGCTATGAAATATTGTTCTGATATCTATTACCAACCGCATAATAAACAATCAggagaaaaattattgcatAAGTTGCTTGATGATTTACTACAACACGCAAACGAGAATATATCCTCCATCGAGAAATTATTGTATACCCAAGGTTCTAAAATGTCAATCCTTCTTATATTGACCAGTTTACCAAACACATTCCCCCTTTACAAGCTAGAAAAATTTCTCAGTGAACAATTAAGATCCTCGATGGATTTTGTTCATGATACCAGCGTTGCGAGTCAATTATATAAGGTTGGTACTACCAAATTACAAGATAAATTGCAAACCACTCAAAGTGAAGGATACACGGTCGAAAGTGGAAAGCAATTATGCACCATTTGCAACAAAAAATTGGGTTACAGTGTGTTGAGTGTTGGCAAAGATAACCAGATAGCACATTATGGTTGTTACCAAAGAGAGCAACTAGGtactatttga
- a CDS encoding DEHA2D11264p (similar to uniprot|Q06078 Saccharomyces cerevisiae YLR409C UTP21) has translation MVEPVDKRRKLDEDIPSSNGSRSKSAPKPSKIYSPFRIIGNVSNDIPFAIGTLGSTFYIVTSVGRSFQIYDAATLHLLFVSQSQTPSRITSLTAHYHYVFAAYGNSIGIYKRGRLEHTLECPTQATITKVLVFGEYLIATSSESEIFVFKKPAGSKIATELYTTLKSINTSIDGDIVGLIHPPTYLNKIVVATTGHILIFNIRTGKLLYKSPDQQFMENISCIESAPVLDVVAIGTTLGSVFLYNIKKGKILGSKIVAAAQDAVAKVVSLSFRTDGSPHIVAGLNNGDLFFYDLAKGSRVHILRNAHKEAHGGIANAKFLNGQPIVVTNGGDNHLKEYVFDPSLSTSNSSIVSPPRHLRSRGGHSAPPVAIEFPNEDKSHFILSASRDRSFWSFSLRKDAQSQELSQRPVKSTNGKRQAGPVSSMREKFPEVVSITSSQAREGEWENVLTAHKEDTFARTWDSKSKRVGSHNLSTIDGGIVKSVCISHCGNFGLVGSALGGIGVFNLQSGMLRKKYVLHRNKAVTGLAIDGMNRKMVSCGLDGIVGFYDFTQSKYLGKLQLEAPITSMIYHKSSDLIACALDDLSIVIIDVITQKVVRVLYGHSNRITGMDFSPDGRWIVSVALDATLRTWDLPTGGCIDGVRLPNVATTVKFSPIGDLLATTHVSGNGISLWTNRAQFRPVSTRHIEEDEFSTILLPNASGDGGSTVLDGALNEEDSDAINSSEVYTSLDQIDDSLVTLSLGPREKYNTLLHLDTIRQRNKPKEAPKKAEKAPFFLSLSGEAVGDRASVAETENNAKGATHADEEDESDSKLHKLKSDGSHSFESMFTKLLREGSEDNDYSSFLKYLIKAPPSTLDLEIRTLNSFPPLTEMGNFVSALCQGMRNNDNYDLYQAIFSLFMKNHGDVVHNFKDEEDLQNALEEWSTLNDDGKDRMDELVKYSSAVINFLSTV, from the coding sequence ATGGTTGAACCTGTGgataaaagaagaaagcttgatgaagatattccTTCAAGCAATGGTTCAAGATCAAAATCTGCTCCAAAACCATCAAAAATTTACAGTCCTTTCAGAATTATCGGGAATGTCTCTAATGATATACCATTTGCCATTGGTACGTTAGGGTCTACATTTTACATAGTAACTTCAGTTGGACGTTCGTTCCAAATCTACGATGCTGCTACTTTGCATTTGCTATTCGTTTCCCAGTCGCAAACTCCGTCTAGAATTACGAGTTTAACTGCCCATTACCATTATGTGTTTGCTGCGTATGGTAATTCTATTGGAATTTATAAAAGAGGTAGATTAGAACATACTTTGGAATGCCCTACACAGGCTACCATTACTAAAGTATTAGTATTCGGTGAGTACCTCATAGCAACTTCATCTGAAAGTGAGATATTTGTCTTCAAGAAACCAGCAGGATCTAAAATCGCTACTGAATTATATACTACTTTAAAGTCTATAAACACCAGTATTGATGGAGATATCGTAGGGTTGATTCACCCTCCAACCTATTTGAATAAGATCGTTGTGGCCACAACTGGacatattttgattttcaacATTCGTACAGGTAAATTGTTATATAAATCACCAGATCAGCAATTTAtggaaaatatttcatGCATAGAATCGGCACCTGTTTTAGACGTTGTTGCTATTGGAACAACTCTTGGAAGTGTCTTCTTGTACAATATAAAAAAGGGTAAGATTTTAGGCTCTAAAATTGTTGCTGCAGCTCAAGATGCTGTTGCAAAGGTTGTCTCCTTATCATTTAGAACTGATGGATCGCCTCATATAGTAGCGGGTTTAAACAACGGTGATTTGTTCTTCTATGATTTAGCTAAAGGTTCCCGTGTCCATATTTTAAGAAACGCACATAAAGAAGCACATGGTGGTATTGCAAATGCTAAATTTTTGAACGGTCAACCAATTGTGGTAACCAATGGTGGTGATAACcatttgaaagaatatgTGTTTGACCCGAGCTTATCAACATCCAACTCATCCATTGTTTCTCCTCCACGTCATTTAAGATCAAGAGGAGGTCATTCTGCACCACCTGTTGCAATTGAGTTTCCTAACGAAGATAAATCTCACTTTATATTAAGTGCTTCGAGAGATAGATCATTCTggtcattttctttaagaAAAGATGCACAGTCTCAAGAATTATCTCAAAGGCCTGTTAAGTCGACTAATGGGAAGAGACAAGCAGGACCAGTTTCATCCATGAGAGAAAAATTCCCTGAAGTCGTATCGATTACTTCATCTCAAGCCAGAGAAGGTGAATGGGAGAACGTTTTGACGGCCCATAAAGAGGATACATTCGCCAGAACTTGGGATTCAAAAAGTAAAAGAGTGGGTAGTCATAATTTACTGACTATTGACGGAGGGATTGTAAAGTCTGTATGCATTTCTCATTGTGGTAATTTTGGCTTAGTTGGTTCTGCTTTAGGAGGTATTGGTGTGTTCAATTTACAATCAGGAATGTTGCGTAAAAAGTATGTTTTACATCGTAATAAAGCGGTTACCGGCTTAGCAATCGATGGTATGAACCGTAAGATGGTTAGTTGTGGGTTAGATGGAATAGTTGGCTTTTATGATTTCACACAGCTGAAATATTTAGGTAAATTACAATTGGAGGCACCAATTACTTCAATGATTTATCATAAGTCTTCTGATTTGATTGCATGCGCATTGGACGATTTATCTATCGTCATTATTGATGTTATCACTCAGAAAGTTGTCAGAGTATTATATGGTCATTCTAATCGTATAACAGGTATGGATTTCTCACCTGATGGTAGGTGGATTGTTTCGGTTGCATTAGATGCTACTTTGAGGACTTGGGATTTACCTACTGGTGGCTGTATTGACGGTGTTAGATTACCTAACGTTGCAACAACAGTTAAGTTTTCACCAATTGGTGACTTATTAGCGACAACCCATGTATCTGGAAACGGAATTTCATTGTGGACTAACAGGGCGCAATTCAGACCTGTCTCTACAAGACATATCGAAGAAGACGAGTTTTCAACTATACTCTTACCAAATGCATCTGGTGACGGTGGTTCTACAGTGTTAGATGGTGCattgaatgaagaagacTCTGATGCTATAAATTCCTCAGAAGTGTACACCTCATTGGATCAAATAGACGACTCGTTGGTTACTTTATCATTGGGTCCAAGAGAAAAGTATAATACATTGTTGCACTTAGACACCATCAGGCAACGTAACAAGCCTAAGGAGGCTCCAAAGAAGGCCGAAAAAGCTCCATTCTTCTTGTCTTTATCTGGAGAAGCTGTAGGCGATAGGGCGTCTGTTGCTGAAACAGAGAATAATGCTAAAGGTGCTACTCAtgctgatgaagaagatgagTCTGATTCTAAATTGCATAAATTGAAGTCTGATGGTAGCCattcttttgaatcaatGTTTACgaaattattaagagaAGGTagtgaagataatgattattCTCTGTTcttgaagtatttgatCAAAGCTCCTCCATCTACCCTCGACCTTGAAATTAGAACTTTGAATTCCTTCCCACCATTAACTGAGATGGGTAATTTCGTTCTGGCTTTGTGCCAAGGTATGcgtaataatgataattatgACCTATACCAGGCaatcttttctttattcatGAAGAACCATGGTGATGTGGTTcataattttaaagatgaagaagatttacAAAATGCTCTTGAAGAATGGAGTACATTAAACGACGACGGTAAAGATAGGATGGACGAATTagtaaaatattcttctgctgtcattaatttcttatcgACTGTTTAG
- a CDS encoding DEHA2D11286p (similar to uniprot|Q06053 Saccharomyces cerevisiae YLR401C DUS3 Dihydrouridine synthase), producing MSNIPEKRPSEQPDEAEAKKPHIEPRHDHFAKGIAPIKAEFIVENPDVPVEEKYINDDEAEGGDRQEEEGGKGGKNKKRRGQNKKRDLKQQHEEVRLCSSLLDPENPKECRFGAENCRNSHNVEEYISSKPEDIEGNCPVYTAIGYCPAGLKCRWLHSHYNKETHKLLKDLEQVENAKALNNYEVNKITPDKKTSLQKKKYTFEYASQMIPYLDSLVQNEANIEKAQEQAKENQSTFVEAPFKVAEKKKLNLRDAKIVSPLTTVGNLPYRRLMKTLGADVTYSEMALSVPLLQGTNAEWALPKAHRTEYPGYGVQIATSKHWAAAKAAEAIYKEATHVSELNLNCGCPIDLLYRQGQGSALMEQPARLLRILKGMNASSGDIPVTVKIRTGTKENKNTAKALVERILSENEVAAITLHGRSRQQRYTKEADWSYVQDVANIVQDWNNKKEDNKELRDTQPTCFVGNGDVYTHEDWYNAVNIPGVDSVMVARGALIKPWIFEEVEAQQYLDKSSTERLEMIGQYAKFAIEHWGSDEYGVGLARRFMCEFLGFTHRYIPVGILERLPPKLNQRPPQWKGRDELETLLGSTDYKDWIKITEMFLGKAGPNFQFVPKHKSNAYEKS from the coding sequence ATGTCCAATATTCCTGAAAAGAGACCGTCCGAACAACCGGATGAGGCAGAGGCAAAGAAGCCACATATTGAACCAAGACATGATCACTTTGCTAAAGGAATTGCCCCAATCAAAGCTGAATTCATTGTTGAAAATCCAGACGTACCAGTAGAAGAAAAATACATTAACGATGACGAAGCCGAAGGTGGGGATAGACAGGAAGAAGAGGGTGGAAAAGGAGGTAAAAATAAGAAGAGAAGAGGCCAAAACAAGAAGCGTGATTTAAAGCAGCAACATGAAGAAGTCAGATTATGCTCCTCGTTGTTAGATCCAGAAAACCCTAAAGAGTGTAGATTTGGGGCAGAAAATTGCCGTAACTCACataatgttgaagaatatatttcatctAAACCAGAAGATATCGAGGGTAATTGTCCGGTCTATACCGCTATCGGATACTGTCCAGCTGGATTGAAGTGTAGATGGTTACATTCACATTACAACAAAGAGACACATAAGTTACTCAAAGATTTGGAACAAGTAGAAAACGCAAAAGCTTTGAATAACTACGAAGTTAATAAGATTACCCCAGATAAGAAGACCAGTttacaaaagaagaagtataCGTTTGAGTATGCATCTCAGATGATTCCATACTTAGATTCTTTGGTCCAGAATGAAGCAAATATCGAAAAGGCTCAAGAACAAGCCAAGGAAAATCAATCCACTTTTGTTGAAGCTCCATTCAAAGTTGcagaaaagaagaaattgaatttacgTGATGCTAAGATTGTTTCACCGTTAACTACCGTTGGTAACTTGCCGTATCGTCGTCTTATGAAGACTTTAGGTGCTGATGTTACTTATTCAGAAATGGCATTATCAGTACCTCTCTTACAAGGTACTAATGCGGAATGGGCCTTGCCAAAAGCTCATAGAACTGAATATCCAGGGTATGGGGTTCAAATTGCAACTTCCAAGCATTGGGCTGCTGCAAAGGCGGCTGAAGCCATTTATAAAGAAGCAACTCACGTTTCggaattgaatttaaacTGTGGTTGTCCAATTGATTTACTTTACCGTCAAGGTCAAGGTTCAGCTTTGATGGAACAACCTGCTCGTTTATTGCGTATATTGAAGGGGATGAATGCATCTTCTGGTGATATTCCAGTTACCGTTAAAATCAGAACAGGTACGAAggaaaataagaatacaGCCAAGGCATTAGTTGAGCGTATATTGAGTGAAAATGAGGTTGCAGCCATTACTTTGCATGGTCGTTCCAGACAACAACGTTACACGAAAGAGGCAGATTGGTCGTATGTCCAAGATGTTGCAAATATAGTGCAAGACTGGaataataagaaagaagacaaCAAGGAATTGAGAGACACTCAACCAACATGTTTTGTTGGTAACGGGGATGTCTACACTCACGAGGATTGGTATAATGCCGTTAATATTCCAGGTGTTGATTCAGTTATGGTTGCTCGTGGTGCATTAATCAAACCATGgatttttgaagaagttgaagcACAACAATACTTAGATAAGTCATCTACAGAAAGATTAGAAATGATAGGCCAATATGCCAAGTTTGCTATTGAGCATTGGGGATCCGACGAGTATGGTGTCGGATTAGCCAGAAGGTTTATGTGTGAATTCTTAGGTTTCACTCATAGATATATTCCTGTTGGAATCTTAGAAAGATTACCACCAAAATTAAACCAAAGACCTCCGCAATGGAAAGGTAGAGATGAGCTCGAAACTCTTTTAGGATCAACCGACTACAAGGATTGGATTAAGATTACCGAAATGTTTTTAGGTAAGGCTGGTCCAAACTTTCAATTCGTTCCAAAGCATAAGAGCAATGCCTACGAAAAATCTTAG
- a CDS encoding DEHA2D11308p (similar to uniprot|Q07451 Saccharomyces cerevisiae YDL072C YET3 Endoplasmic reticulum transmembrane protein), translating into MALYYNLVFGLLIVEMTFFTFLSLPFPRRIRRSVLSTVSAPFRNEQFQIAIKCVLGFVLVLFIDSVNRVYAVTTELHASSPSNQAGPSGGVLNDRSEVQARRFYAQRNMYLCGFTLFLTLILTRTYSLVSELVLTKDKLDSMKANGELSEGSDSSEVAQLKKQLASKDQDLETLKEQAQGLSNDYESVSGEAKSRKA; encoded by the coding sequence ATGGCGTTATATTACAATTTAGTCTTCGGTTTATTAATCGTTGAAATGACATTTTTCACCTTCTTATCATTACCATTCCCAAGAAGGATCAGAAGGTCAGTTCTTTCAACAGTGTCAGCACCGTTCCGAAATGAGCAATTCCAGATTGCGATAAAGTGTGTGTTGGGGTTCGTGTTGGTGTTGTTCATTGACTCTGTTAACAGAGTTTATGCAGTTACCACGGAATTGCATGCATCGTCTCCAAGCAACCAAGCAGGCCCAAGTGGTGGTGTTTTGAACGATAGATCAGAGGTACAAGCCAGAAGATTCTATGCGCAAAGAAATATGTATCTCTGTGGATTTACCTTGTTCTTAACCTTGATCTTGACTAGAACTTATTCGTTGGTGTCGGAATTAGTTCTCACCAAGGACAAATTGGACAGCATGAAGGCCAATGGTGAATTATCCGAAGGTTCAGATTCGAGTGAAGTTGctcaattgaagaaacaattggCCAGCAAAGACCAAGATTTAGAAACCTTGAAGGAACAAGCACAAGGCTTGTCCAACGACTATGAAAGTGTTTCTGGTGAAGCTAAATCTAGAAAGGCTTAA